ATGACCACCGCCTGGCCCGTGCGCTGGTCGGCGATCATGTATGACGCCTGGGAGAGGCAGTCGAGGTAGTACTGGGCGAAGAACACGGCAATCCCTTCATACGGAACGCGCACCCCGGGACGGGTGCGAGAGTGCTGGGACACGGGGCGGTTACAAGTCCAGGCCCACGGGCGGGTGGGTCCGGTGCTCAGACGGCGTGCACGTTCGTGCCGTGCACGAGCGGACGACCGGTGCGGGTCCAGCCCGCGGTGCCGCCCGCGACGGAGACGGCGTCCACTTTGGAACCGGCGAGATGTTCGGCGGCCCAGGCGCTCCGATTGCCGCTGGCGCAGATCACGTACACCGGCTGGTCGACGGGCAGCTCGCCGAGTGCGGCATCGAGCGCCGACAGTGGAAGGTTGAGCGCTCCCGGCACGTGGCCTGCCGCGTACTCGTCAAACTCGCGGACGTCGATGACGAACGCGCCATTGGCGAGCTCGGCCGCGAAGACGTCCAGATCTGTTTCACGCATCGAGGTATCCCCTTCTAGATACCCCCCTGGGTATTTACGTACTCGACGGTAAAGCGACACCCGCAAGGAAGTCAAATACCCCCCTGGGTATATCCTTTGCGGGGCGGCGGGCACGCGTCTGCTTCAATCAAAATACCGGTGGGGGTATTCTGAAGTGCAGGTATGGGCTGCATGACAGCTCAGAACTGATACCGCTGGGACACACTGAGTGCCTCGCGCAGGTCTGCGGCAGGTTCAACTGGCCAGTCCCGCCGAGGCACGCCCGGCGCCTCCCGCCTCGTCGAGGCACGAAGGACATCCGCTCGTGAAAGCCACACCTACGACCACCACGCCGACCGGTGCGTCGGGGCGTCCCGTCCGCCTCGGCCTGCGGGAGAACTGGCCTCAGTTCACCCTGCTCGTCGTCGTCAACGTCGCCGTAGGCGGCCTGGTGGGCCTGGAGCGAACCACCGTGCCGCTCATCGGCACCGACACCTTCGGCCTGACGAGTGACCTGGCTGTCTTCTCCTTCATCATTGCCTTCGGCCTCACCAAGGCCCTCACGAACCTCGCAGCCGGAACCCTGACGGCCCGCTTCCGCCGCAAGCAGCTCCTCGTCGCCGGCTGGCTGATCGGCATCCCCGTACCCTTCGCCCTCGCCTGGGCGCCGTCCTGGGGGTGGGTTGTCGCCGCGAACGTCCTGCTCGGCCTCAACCAGGGTCTGACCTGGTCGATGACGGTCAACATGAAGATCGACCTTGTAGGGCCTTCCCGCAGAGGCCTGGCCACCGGGCTGAACGAGGCAGCGGGCTACACCGCCGTCGGCGCCACCGCCCTGCTCACCGGCTACCTCGCCACCACCTACGGCCTGCGCCCAGTCCCGGAGCTCATCGGCATCGTCTTCCTCGTCGCCGGCCTCGCCCTGGCCCTCGTGGTACGGGACACAGCCGCGCACGTCGCACTCGAACTCTCCCAGTGCACCAAGCCTCTGCCCACCGGCGAGAGCGCGGGCCTGGCTGCCACGTTCGCCCGTACCTCCTGGCGCAACCGCTCTCTGCGCGCTGCCAGCCAGGCCGGCCTGGTCAACAACCTCAACGACGGCCTGACCTGGGGTGTCTTCCCCCTGCTGTTCACCGACCACGGCCTCGGCCTCGCCGCCGTCGGCCTCATCAAAGGCCTCTACCCGATCCTCTGGGGGATCGGTCAGATACCCACCGGCCACCTTGCCGACCGCATCGGGCGCAAACCCCTCATCGTCACCGGCATGCTCGTCCAAGCCGCTGGCCTCGTCCTCGCCCTCACCCTGCTGGACACTCCGCTCCTGGCCGGAATCCTGTCCGCCGTTGCCCTCGGACTCGGCACCGCCATGGTTTACCCCACGCTCA
This genomic interval from Streptomyces sp. NBC_00376 contains the following:
- a CDS encoding rhodanese-like domain-containing protein; its protein translation is MRETDLDVFAAELANGAFVIDVREFDEYAAGHVPGALNLPLSALDAALGELPVDQPVYVICASGNRSAWAAEHLAGSKVDAVSVAGGTAGWTRTGRPLVHGTNVHAV
- a CDS encoding MFS transporter, coding for MKATPTTTTPTGASGRPVRLGLRENWPQFTLLVVVNVAVGGLVGLERTTVPLIGTDTFGLTSDLAVFSFIIAFGLTKALTNLAAGTLTARFRRKQLLVAGWLIGIPVPFALAWAPSWGWVVAANVLLGLNQGLTWSMTVNMKIDLVGPSRRGLATGLNEAAGYTAVGATALLTGYLATTYGLRPVPELIGIVFLVAGLALALVVRDTAAHVALELSQCTKPLPTGESAGLAATFARTSWRNRSLRAASQAGLVNNLNDGLTWGVFPLLFTDHGLGLAAVGLIKGLYPILWGIGQIPTGHLADRIGRKPLIVTGMLVQAAGLVLALTLLDTPLLAGILSAVALGLGTAMVYPTLIASVSDHAHPAWRANALGTYRFWRDIGYAAGALVAGVLADAFGLNATVIAAAALTAGSGLLAARWITDTTKH